In the genome of Dyadobacter fermentans DSM 18053, the window GAAGTCGTCTTGCTGCTCAATGGAATTGGGTCCTGCGCGGTGCCCGATCTTGTCTGTCGACGAGAAACTGATCGCCAGAAAATCGGTATCCTTGCCTTTGCCCAGCTGCTCGCCCTTGATCGCCTCGATCGCCATTTCTTTGGTGATCGTATTGCCCCAGGGCGTGTCGGTCACAATGCCGAAAGCATCACCCGACATTCCCATCAATTCGTACGGAAACACGGGTCTTTTGGCTCCCGGCAATTTACCCTCCCAGGCTACGTCGTCGGGCGAGCTCTGGGTGTAAGCCTCTGCCGGCAGCAACAATTCCCAGCCTTTTTTCAAATATTCCGCGGGCATTTTCTTCGCGTTGTAATCCTTGGCCCATTGCGGCAGGTCGTCCATGTAATAGGTGCTTGTCACCCAGTTTCCGGTTTTCGAATCAAACCAGTAGGCCGCATTCGCAGCGTGACCAGCAGGCAGGATGGAGCCGCGGTCTTTAATGGCTACGCCGATCGTTTTCGAACGGAAGTTAGTTGCAATGCGCAATTGATCGGTGATGGTGCTTACCAGCAGGTTTCTGGGCGACATTTTGCCTACCGTCACATTGTTGCTGCCCACAGTTTTCACGGTGCTGTCTTCCACGCAATACACATCCTGTTTCGCAATGGGGTCATACCATTCGTTACCCACAATCCCGTTGATCGCCGGAATAGAGCCCGTGTACGCTGACGCGTGCCCCGCGGCAGTGACGGTCAATGCATAGCTGTAATGATTATTGCGGCAGTTGAAACCTTCGTTCATCATCCGCTTGAAACCTCCCTCGGTGTACTGATCGTAGTAGCGATACAGGTAATCGTACCGCATCTGGTCTACAACAATTCCGACAACGAGTTTGGGGCGGGCCAGGGCTGATGCCTTTGCGGGGGTAGCTTTCTTGGGAGTTTGCGCAAAAACGGACGTGGTCGCCATGGCCGCTAATACCCAGCAAGATAATTTTCTCACAATTAAGGGATTTAGGTAAAACAAAAAATTGCGGAGCCCGAGAGCCCCGCAGCCAATATTTCTTTTCAGATTATTTTTTCAATGCTTCTTCCACCGGATTACCAACGTTCCCGCTAGGCGGCAGAATGTGCAATAGCGCCGAAATCGTAGGCGCAATGTCGGCGATCGTCGTCCGGCGAAGCGTTTCGCCCTTATTAATGCCCCATCCGTACAGCAGGAACGGCACGTGGGTGTCGTAGTTGTACGGCGTGCCGTGGTCGGTGCCGGTGCTCATGGACGATGCAAACCAGCCCGGTTGCAGCAAAACCTGCAAATCGCCGCTTCGTTTCGCGTTGATGTTGTTTTTAAACAGTTCCAATTGATAGGTATTCAGCGGCGCCTTGCCCATATCACGCAGGTTGATCACATCCGCAACGCCGTCCACAGCCAGCAGGGCGTCGCGCAGCGTCTGGTACACATCCGCCACGGTGATTTTCTTTTCTTTCAGCGTTGTCTTGTTGAGATAAAGCTGGTAGTTCTCGAATGCGGTCACATACTCGGCTTCTCCGTAAGTATCGTTCAAAGCCTTGACGATCGTGCGCGTGAGTGTGGTGGCGCCCATTAAGCCCGCGGGCAACTTATGCTCCTGCCAGAACGCAGGCACGTCCATCGCTCCATGGTCGGCCGTGAGGAACACAGTATAATTTCCATTTCCGACCCAGCTATCGAGGAATTTGAAGAACTCGGCAAATTCCATGTCCAGCCTCAGGTAATCGTCTTCCTGCTCCACGGAATTAGGCCCGAACATGTGCCCGATGCGGTCCGGCGACGAGAAACTAACAGCCAGAAAATCCGTTTCCGCTCCCTTGCCCAGGTTTTCGCCTTTAATAGCCGCAATGGCCATTTCTTTGGTGATGGTGTTGCCCCACGGCGAAGTGGTGAGCGGGCCGTAAGCGTCGCCTGCATTGCCCGTGAGGTCGTGCGGGAATACGGGTTTCGCCGCAGTTGATAGCTTACCTTCCCAGGCCACGTCATCGGGCGAGCTTTGGGTATATTGGTCCATCGGCAACAGCGCATTCCAGCCTTTGGTCATGTATTCCGCCGGTTTTTTGCTGCTGTTATAGTCGGTCACCCATTGCGGCAATGAATTCATATAATAGGTGCTCGTCACAAAGTTTCCGGTTTTGGAATCGAACCAGTAAGCGCCAGATGCCGCGTGGCCCGCCGGCAGGATCGAGGCGCGGTCTTTGATCGCGACGCCGATCGTTTTCGAACGGAAGTTCGTCGCAATGCGGAGCTGATCGGTCACGGTGGTTACGAGCAGGTTTTTCGGCGACATTTTGCCCACTGTTACGTTGCTGCTCCCGACTGTCGCCACGGTGTTATCGTCCGTGCAATACACGTTTTTAGCCTGCGCCATGTCGTACCAGTCATTACCCACAATGCCGTTAATCGCCGGCATCGAGCCTGTGTAAACCGCCGAATGGCCTGCGGCTGTCACCGTTAATGCATAGTGATAATGGTTATTCCGGCAGTTGAAGCCGTCATTGATAAGCCTTTTCAAGCCGCCTTCCTTGTATTTGTCGTAATACCGGTACAGGTAATCGTATCGCATCTGATCTACGACCATCCCGACTACCAGTTTAGGCCTGGCCAGCCGGTTAGCGGCAGGGGTAGTTTTGGATTTGGTTTGACCCAAAACCGAATGACTGAGGACAAGCCCTGCGAACAAAATCCTGAGGAGTGGATGGTAGATCAATTTCATTTTGAAGCCAGTGGCAGCGGTAAAGTTCCGTGTAAAATACTCGGCAAAGATAAAGATGTACTACCGTTAAAAGCAGGAAACCGGCGTGGTTTTCACGTCCGGTTTCCTGAATCTTAATCTAATTTTAATCTTACTTTTTCTCGCTTCCGCCGAGCTGTGCAGGAGCGCCGGCGGTTTGGGCACCTTTTTTGGCCTTTTCAAAATCACCCGCCTTAATGATCACCAGCTTGTTATAATCAATGTGCTTGTTGAATGCGGCCTTGATCTGCTCGGGCGTAAGTGCCTCGATTTTCTTCTCAAAGTCGGCATCCCATTGCATTGTGCGGTTCAGGTAGAGGTTGCTGGTGAGCGTGTTCGTGAGTGCCGCATCCTGCGACCTCGCCACCTGCCGCGATTGCAGGTAGCCCGATTTGGCCGCCTTCAATTCGTCCGCCGTGAACCCTTCCTTCATCACCTTGTCAATTTCCTCCTTGAACGCCGCTTCCAGCTTTTCCGCATTTTGAGGTGCATAAATGGCATAGGACATGAATGTTCCGTTTTTATCCAGCGGACTTGCCGAGAACTGCGAACCCACGCCATAGCTCAGCCCCTCTTTCTGACGAATGCGGGTAGCGAGGCGGGAGTTCAGAAAGCCTCCGCCGAGCATGTAATTGCCCATAATCAGCGCCGGGTAGTCGGGATCGGTGTCCTGCAACGGCATGTTGAGCCCTGCTACAAACATCGCATTGGCCTTATCGGGCGTTTCGATGGCTTTGTTTTCCGATTTCACGACCTGGTATGGCGAGGCGATGCGGGTAAATGGCTTCGCACTTTTCCAGCTTCCGAACTCGTCGTTCAGGATTTTTTGGATGGCATCTTTGTCAAAATCGCCCACCACCGTGGCCGACGCGTTGTTTGCACCATAAAATTCCTTGTGGAACTGGCGGATCTGATCGATCGTCGCGGCTTTGATATTCTCCACATCCTCATCGAATGTGCCTACATAGCGCACGTCGCTCTTCGGATAGGGCGATACCAGGCGGCGGTATTGGTTGAATGCGATCGCCTGCGGTTCGCTGCGCTGTGATTCGATGCCGGCCAGCTCTTCCTGTTTCAGTTTTTCAAACTCATTTTCGTCAAATGCGGGCGTTTTCAAAACTTCCGCTACCAGCTTCATCACAGCCGGCAGGTTTTCCCTGGTTGTTTCAATGCTTGCACCGGCCTGGTTGGCTGCACCGAAGAAGCTCACACGGGCTTTGAGGCGGTCGAACTCGTCTTTTACCTGCTGGCGTGTTTTGGTTTTAGTGCCTTTGTCGAGCATCGAGCCGGTGAGATCCGAAACGGTCGCTTTGTTTTGCAGGCTCTTCTCATCGCCATATCGCAATGTAATGCGTGCCGCTACTACATTACCGCGCGTCTTTTTGGGCAGCAATGCGGTTTCGATAGTATTCGCTTTCTCGACGCGCGTGGTGCGGCTTTCTACATTGGCCGGCGACGGATCGAACGCCTCTCCTTCTGCCACCACGGCTTCGCCTTTATAATTTTTCACCAGATCGGCCACGTTCGGCGCTTCAGGGATCTCGGCCCTCACCGGGTTTGATTCCGGCACAAATGTGCCGAGCGTGCGGTTGGACGGTTTCAGGTAATGCTGCGCTACGCGGGACACATCTTCGGGCGTCACTTTCCGGACATTGTCGCGGAAGAGGAATGCAAGCCGCCAGTCGCCCGTCGCGATCGCTTCGCTGATGCTGAGCCCTACCCTTTCGGAGTTACGGAATTCCAGGTCCCAGTTTTTGAGAATCGTCGTTTTGGCGCGTTCCACATCTTCTTTGGAAAATTTCAGGACGGCCGCCGAGTCGAGCGTTGCGGTGAATGCCTTGCGGGCCTCTTCAAGTGATTTTTCCTTCAAAATCTCCGCACCGAACAGTACAAATCCCGGATCGTACAGCTGGAAACTGTAACCGAACTGCGACGACGCTTTCTTGGTATCAATCAGGTTCTTGTACAATTTGCCGTTGGGCTCGGTGGTAAGCACTTCGGTGAGCACTTCCATCGGCGGGTAATCGGCATGGGAGCCGGGCATGATATGGTACATGGCCATGAGCATCTGCACGTCACCCGTCCTTTTCAGCTCCACCAAACGCTCACCGTCCTGGGTAGGCTCGGTGGTGTAGCTTTTCGGAAGCACGCGGGTTGGCTTGGGGATTTTGCCGAAATAATCGTTCACCAGGGCCAGCGTTTTCGCTTCGTCGATCTTGCCGGCGACAGTCAGCACGGCATTGTCGGGCTGGTAATATTTACGGTAAAATGCTTGCAGGTTTTCGATCGGCACTCGCTCGATGTCCGAACGGTTGCCAATGGTGGATTTGCCATAATTATGCCACAAATATCCTCCCGAAATCACCCGCTGCATGAGCACGCGGAACGGATCGTTTTCGCCGGATTCGAACTCGTTGCGCACCACACTGAACTCGCTATCGAGGTCTTTTTTTGCAATGAACGAATTCACCATCCGGTCCGATTCGAGGTCGAGCGCCCATTTCAGGTTTTCTTCGGTGGCCGAAAACGTTTCGAAATAATTGGTGCGGTCGTACCAGGTGGTTCCGTTCGGGCGGGCGCCGTGCTCGGTGAGTTCCTGCGGGATGTTGGTATGCCTTGGAGAACCCTTAAAAACAAGGTGTTCGAGCAAGTGGGCCATGCCCGTTTCACCGTAACCTTCATGTCGCGAGCCTACCAGGTAAGTGACGTTCACGGTGATGGTCGGCTTGGATGGGTCGGGGAACATCAGCACTTTCAGGCCGTTTTCGAGACTGTATTCCGTGATCCCTTCCACGGAACTCACTTTGGTAACGCCTTTGGGCAGCTGCTGCGCTTCGGAGGGCATTACGAGTACGGCTGCGATCATCATTCCGACCAGCGAGCCCCGCCGCAACAAATTTGTTCTTTTAGATTTCATGACCATATTAAAATCAATTAGTTTAGATTTATAATCCTTGAAAATAATGCAGAATATCGCATTTACCAATGGATTGGTTACAAATGGCAAAATAATATACGTTGCAACATAATGTCGTATGCGGCGTGTATAGGTTGCATGGAAAACCCGCCCGAGAAGTGCTCCCCGGAATGCTTCGGCTTTGGCTATCGTTCACAATCAGTCCCTCATTTCCAAGATAATGACCCAGTGTAAAAGTGCCCCCTATTGGTTTTCCTTTCTCGCGGCAATCCTGCTTTCGGCCTGCGCCGGCAGCGGGATACCGATTTCTTCCAACACCAAATATCCCATTCAGGTCCTGTACGATAACGAGCCGCTCGAACGCCCCTATTCCGAGATCGGGATTGTGGAAATCGGCAGCGAGGATTCGCTCACGGCTGATCAGACGCAGGACAAAAGGATGATGTTCCGTGGGAATGATGCCAAAACGAAAGAATTGCTCACGGCGCGGCTGGTGATGAAGGCGCAGAAAATCGGTGCGGATGCGATTATTAATGTTAAGTATAAATACTACACGAGCGTGAACAAGGAAGGCTATATGCTGAGCGGGCTCGCCGTGCGGTACCGGGGCGAATGACACTTCTAACAAAATAACGACCAAACCATGCTGTTTACTGCCAAACTATCCGACATGCCCGTCGAGGCGGAATCGCGGGTGATCATCCGCTTCCAGGATTGCGACCCGCTCATGCATTTGAACAACTCCAAGTATTTCGATTACTTCTTCAATGCACGGGAAGACCAGGTGTCCAAGCTGTATGGTTTCAGTTTTGAAGCGATGTTTCGCGAATTACGGACCAGCTGGGTGGTGTACCAGCATCAGATCGCCTACGTGCGCCCGGCGCGGATCAGCGAATGGGTGCGCATTACGTCGCGCGTGATATACTACAACGACGACACCATGGTGACGGAGTATTTCATGACCAACGACCTCCGCACCGAGCTCAAAACCGTACTCTGGACCATCTCCAAGCACATCAGCATCACCACCGGCCAGCGCGTGCCGCACCCGCAGGAAGTGATGGATTACCTCGCCGCGACGTGCGTGCCCGGCATCGATTTTCCCGCCTTGCATTTCAACGACCGCATTCATGCGATCAAGCAGGAGCTGGCGGCGGACGCTAGCGCGTAGATTCTTTTTCCGAAATGAATTTTCTTACGGTATCCTGCTTCGTCGAGTCCGGCGGCAGGAAAGGAATTCGCACGCCCGGTTTCGGCGCACGCGTGAAGCGGTTGAAGCTGTGTGTGAACTGCATGCTCACACCGCCCGTCGTGAATGTGCCGGTATTGAACATAAGGTTGTTCTGAATGTTCCTGTTATAGGCCTTTACGCGCACCGAGCCTTTGGCATTCAGCCAGTATTCCAGCGTCCATTCGCCCAGCAGGCTGGCCGCATCGTACTGCGAGGCACCCGTTTGCGACTGCGTGCCGGATGTAAAGCGGCCGTCACGCGTGACCCGGAAACGATCGTTCAGGAAGCGGTACGAAAAGCGGAGTTGCAGGTTATTCCACGCATTCTGGTCCAGCGACAGGCCCGAAACCCCCACTTCGAGGTTCTCGTTAATGCCCGACGCCCAACGGCTGATCTGGTTCGATACGAGCTCGCTGATGCTGCTTCCGAGGAAGTTCTGGCTGCCCACTGTGGCCAGGCTGCTTTCCGGCAACAACTGGTTCACGACCAGCAAGCTGCTCACTTGCCGGCTCAGCTCCTGCTCGTCGGACTTCAATTTGTTCTGAAATGCTTCCAGCTGCCCGCGGTAGGTGCTTAGTGATGGGTTATCGAGGATTTTCAGGTCGTAGCGGATGGTAGGCGCCATGAGCCGTTCGGACAGTCCGATGGTCACTTCCACCGGATACCGGCGCGACAGGGCGTCGCCACTGTTGGTCCCGGCATTGGTCGTATTCGGCAGCACGCCCGCCAGCGATACCATTTGCGTGTAGCCCGCTTTCACATCCAGCTGCGCGCCGTACGGGTCGCCCGCCCACACGATCCTGCTGCCGGGTTTGATGCTGAACTTCTTGTTGATCACATTCTGCAAGGTGAAATTATACTCACCCTTTTCAATCTCGTACGTGCCGGCCATTGTGAAATCGCCCTGGGTATCGATGTTCAGGTTGAGACGGCCGCTGCCGTTGCCGCGCAGCACATCGCCCGTTTGCCGGTCGAAAATGATTTCGCAGGTGGCGTCGGGAGTAAGGTTGAAATTAAACTCCATTTTAATCCCGCCGGCGATCTGGCTGCGCGCAATGGAGTCGGATGGGGTGCCGGTGGTACTGTCGGCGACGGCCATTTTACTCACAAACTGGATATAATCCTGCGTGGCCACCTCGGTAGCACCGTCCAGCGGAATGTAAATGCGCGTGCCCTTGTTGCTGGTCACATTCGCTTCGATATTGAGGTTATCAATCGGCCCGAAAACGGCCACAGGGCCTGTCACATAGGCCGTTCCGTAGAAGATATCGTTGTCCCGCGCATTGGTATTCAATATTTTAAAATTGCGGAGATCGGCATTGAAACCCAGTGAAAAGTATTTGAACCCATCATGAAAAACCCCGCCGCGGAGCGTTGCCGTGTTACCGTCGTTGTCGGTAACGAGGATGTTGTTCACGGTAATTTCGCTTTCGGTAAAATTGATTTTATCACTAAAAGTGAAAACCGATTGCAGGTAATCGAACTTCATCCGCCCCTTATCGACAGTGAGCGAGCCTTCCAGCACCGGCGCATCCACCACGCCTTTGATCGACACCACCCCCTGGGCCGTTCCGCTCACATCCGACACGAGGCCTTCTGCAAATGGTTCGAGGGCCTTGAAATCGGCCTGGTTGAAGATCGCTCTCAGGTTCAGCTTGTTCGATTCCAGCTTGGGGCGGTAGGAGCCCGTGAGGTTAAAAACGCGGCGCGCATTCTTGTTGAGCTGAGCGTCGATCTGCAATTCACTGATGGTCTGGTCCCAATCACCGGTCCCCGACAGGTTACCAAACTCGTATTGCCCGTAACCGAGGCCTTCAATGGCAAACCCGGCGTCCAGCACGACGCTGTTATAAATGTCCTTCATCTTCGCCGAGCCATCCATAATGCCCGACAGCCGGGTGTTGAACACCGGGTTCAAACTCGCGAGTTTGAAATTTTTAATATCCAGCAACAGGCTCTTTTCCGGGTCCGCAGACGCCGTTCCGCTAACAAAAATGCGCTGTTTCCCGCTCACCAGGCCAAGGTTCGACATCGTCACATCCTTTCCCACAATGGAGATCAGGCTTTCCGACGGTACATTCCATTCCTCGTCAAGCAAATACAATTTGGAGTTCTTAAACCCAATATCAAGCCCCGCCGCCAGGAATCGGATTTCTCCTGCCAGGCTCGCCCGGTTGTTGCTTTTCACCTGGCGTATCGCACCATTGAAATCGATATGGTCAACGTCCCAGGTGCCTTCCAGCTCCATCTTTTCGGTAGGCACGAGCTTGCTGATCTGCTGGTTTTCGGACGTCACGAGAATGGACGCGAGGACCTCGGCGCTGTTCACGAACTTGGAGGTTGTAACGTCCACTTCCGCCTTCACAAACTGGTTTTTGCCGTAACTCACGGTGTCGGCAACCGCATTCAGCGTAAGTACTGCGGTATTATCCATTTTAAAAATACCCTCCGCCCGGGCATCGCGGGCAATGTGGATGTCGGGACTGAGGAAGGCCAGGAAGCGCGATAAATTATGGGTTTCAACCGAATAGTCGATTTCGTAGCGGCGCGACAGGAGCTTTAAAGGCTTTTTGGCATAATAATCATCCCTGCTGGCCTCATTTTCGAAGAAATACAATTTATATTCTTCCAAAACCTGGCTCACATCTTTCCACGCCTGCGTGGGCAGGAAGTTACCTTCCACTTTCGCCGTCAGGAACTCGCTTTCGAGCTGCAAACGGCGCTTGCCGAGCTGATTCCGCGAAGAGAACACGAGTGTATCCACCACGAGGTTGCGGTCTTTGTTCGTCATAACCAGATAGGTATCGAGCAACCGGGCATCGCCCACGAGCTCGTCCACCGTATTGCCCGACACATTGACATTCAGCTGCGTCCGCAATGTGATCGGGTCCTCGCTGAAACCGAGCTCTTTCAGGTTCGCCCGCTCGATAATGCCGCGGACGTCGAACATATTTTGTTCCTTCGAAAGGTCGAATTCGCCGTCGAGGCTCACCACGAGGTTGCTGTCACGCGAGCTTACCAGGCCATTGAAATACTGGTTTTGCAAATTCCCCTTCAACCGGATGTTTTTATAATCGTAATTCCGGAATCCGACGCGGTGCACCATCGCATTCATATCCGTGGAAGCCGTCGGCAATTCCAGTCCCCGCCCGTAAACCGTGCCTTCGAAGTCGAGCTCCTGCCAGTTATCCTCATCTTCCAGCAGCGTCCCCAGGCCGAAAGAAGCTGTTTTAACCTCCCCGGAATAGGTGGTGGAGCGCGCATCGGCGATATGAAAAACAAGGTCGCCGGACAGCTCGCCCAGTTCCGAAGACGACGACGCATTCACGGCAAAATCTTCCAGCGTCCCTTTGAACGTCCCGTCCAGAACCGTGTAGCCGAACTTTTGCAGGTCGGGATGCATGTCCCATTCGGGGTAATACTGAACGAGATCCACCGGGTCGATCTGGGATGCGGCCAGCCGGATGTCCATCAGCACGCCCTCGATTTTGGGAAGGCCTTTGAAACCAATGTCGCCGCTCAACCGGCTGTTTTTTCCGAAATGCAGGTCCGTATCGGACAGCATGAAGTCGTCGACCTTACCATTGAAATTACCCGAAATCAGCCAGCTTTCATTCAGCCCGTCGATATAACTCGAAAACAGGCCCAGGTCCCTCGAATCCACCCTGCTTCCCACGAGGCGGCCCTTCATCCGGATCTTGTGGTTGAAATCGCCCAGCTCGCCCGAGCGGTTGTAGTAGAATATGACTTCGTTTTTCAAATGGGAATTACCAATGCGTGCGTCGAGCTCTTTCAGCTCCATTTTCTTTTGGCAAAAGAGGAACTTCGTGTCGAGGTCGTGCATTTCGAGGCCTGTCTGCCGATCGACTGTTTTAAGGTTTTTGGCACGAAATGCAATGGTATCCCCCTGAACGAGGAAATCGCTCAGTTCACCATACAGGTGCCTGAGGCTGAAATGGGAATAATCGAACACCCTGGCACCGCGGTCGCGGGGCTGGCGGGGATCGTCGTAACCGAACGTGCCATCAATGACCTTCGCTTTACCGATGATGAAAGGCGTATTGTTTTCGGGAGCATTGGGCGGCCGGGGTACCGCCGGGGCCGTCAGCTCATTGATGCGGGCAATGAAGCCGTCGATATTGAGGTCGCCGGACTGGGGGACAATGACAAGGTGGACATTAGGCTGGTACACATTGACTTCGTCGAGAAATATCTCCTTAGCCGAATCGCGGATAATGTTGTTCACATTCAGATTCACGTCGATCCTTCCGACATCTATCATATCTGCGCCCGAAGTATCTTTTACGGACACATTTTCAAGCGAAACCACATCAAACCACTTAATATTGACACGCCCGATGGTGATGGGATACCCGAGTTTGCCCGAAACATTGGCTGTGAGGTGCTGTACGGCCCAGGTTTGCACAGAAGGCAGCTGCAACGCCGTAGTGGCAATTCCTAGCGCCAGCAGCACGAAGATGATAACCACGATCAGACCATTACCAAGCGCCCTCAGGAATTTTAACATAGATAGCTTCGCAGCGGGATACTGCTTATCTTGTTGTTAATGCTTAATTTTGCGAATATTTTCCACAGTATGAATATCCTCGCCATTGAATCGTCGTGCGACGAAACCTCCGCAGCTGTTATAACAAACGGGAATATCCGCTCCAATGTTGTTGCTACGCAACTCATCCACACCCATTATGGTGGCGTCGTTCCCGAGCTGGCCTCGAGAGCCCATCAGCAACACATCCTGCCTGTGGTGGACAAAGCACTGAATGACGCAAAAATAGCAAAAAAAGACCTGGATGCCATTGCTTTTACCAAAGGACCCGGTTTGCTCGGTGCATTACTGGTGGGCACATCGTTCGCCAAGTCGATGGCGCTTGGGCTGGATATTCCGCTGATCGAGATCAATCACATGCAGGCACACGTGCTGGCGCATTTCATCGACGACCCCAAACCGGCCTTCCCTTTCCTGTGCCTTACCGTGAGCGGCGGGCACACGCAGATCGTGAAAGTTACCGGCCCGCTCGAAATGGAAATCATCGGCGAAACGCGCGACGATGCCGTGGGGGAAGCTTTTGATAAAACGGCCAAGCTGCTCGACCTGCCCTATCCCGGCGGTCCGCTCATTGATAAATATGCCGCGCAGGGCAACCCGCAGGCTTATCCTTTTCCGCTACCCGAAATGCCGGGGCTCGATTTTTCGTTCAGCGGTATCAAAACGTCGTTTCTGTATTTTCTGCAAAAACAGGTACGGCAGAATCCGGCGTTTGTGCAGGAAAACCTGGCCGACATCTGCGCCAGCATTCAGTTTACACTTATTGATATTCTGCTAAAAAAACTGAAAAAAGCATCGCGCGAAACGGGCATTAAGGAGATCGCCATCGCCGGAGGGGTTTCGGCTAATTCCGGCTTGCGCAGGTCGCTGACCGAACTTGGCGCGCAGCTCGGGTGGAATGTATATATTCCTGCTTTCGAATATTGTACCGACAATGCGGCTATGATCGCCATTGCGGCGCATTTCAAATTTGCGGCGGGCGATTTCTGCGACCAGACGGTCAGTCCGCTCGCGCGAATGGAGTTTTAAACAGCTGACCATCGAATAATATGGCCATGACATTGTCAGAAATATGGGTTTATCCCGTCAAATCACTCGGCGGGGTAAGGCTTACCAAGGCATTTACGGAAGAACGGGGACTTCAGTATGATCGTCGCTGGATGATCATC includes:
- the tsaD gene encoding tRNA (adenosine(37)-N6)-threonylcarbamoyltransferase complex transferase subunit TsaD, whose product is MNILAIESSCDETSAAVITNGNIRSNVVATQLIHTHYGGVVPELASRAHQQHILPVVDKALNDAKIAKKDLDAIAFTKGPGLLGALLVGTSFAKSMALGLDIPLIEINHMQAHVLAHFIDDPKPAFPFLCLTVSGGHTQIVKVTGPLEMEIIGETRDDAVGEAFDKTAKLLDLPYPGGPLIDKYAAQGNPQAYPFPLPEMPGLDFSFSGIKTSFLYFLQKQVRQNPAFVQENLADICASIQFTLIDILLKKLKKASRETGIKEIAIAGGVSANSGLRRSLTELGAQLGWNVYIPAFEYCTDNAAMIAIAAHFKFAAGDFCDQTVSPLARMEF
- a CDS encoding translocation/assembly module TamB domain-containing protein, translated to MLKFLRALGNGLIVVIIFVLLALGIATTALQLPSVQTWAVQHLTANVSGKLGYPITIGRVNIKWFDVVSLENVSVKDTSGADMIDVGRIDVNLNVNNIIRDSAKEIFLDEVNVYQPNVHLVIVPQSGDLNIDGFIARINELTAPAVPRPPNAPENNTPFIIGKAKVIDGTFGYDDPRQPRDRGARVFDYSHFSLRHLYGELSDFLVQGDTIAFRAKNLKTVDRQTGLEMHDLDTKFLFCQKKMELKELDARIGNSHLKNEVIFYYNRSGELGDFNHKIRMKGRLVGSRVDSRDLGLFSSYIDGLNESWLISGNFNGKVDDFMLSDTDLHFGKNSRLSGDIGFKGLPKIEGVLMDIRLAASQIDPVDLVQYYPEWDMHPDLQKFGYTVLDGTFKGTLEDFAVNASSSSELGELSGDLVFHIADARSTTYSGEVKTASFGLGTLLEDEDNWQELDFEGTVYGRGLELPTASTDMNAMVHRVGFRNYDYKNIRLKGNLQNQYFNGLVSSRDSNLVVSLDGEFDLSKEQNMFDVRGIIERANLKELGFSEDPITLRTQLNVNVSGNTVDELVGDARLLDTYLVMTNKDRNLVVDTLVFSSRNQLGKRRLQLESEFLTAKVEGNFLPTQAWKDVSQVLEEYKLYFFENEASRDDYYAKKPLKLLSRRYEIDYSVETHNLSRFLAFLSPDIHIARDARAEGIFKMDNTAVLTLNAVADTVSYGKNQFVKAEVDVTTSKFVNSAEVLASILVTSENQQISKLVPTEKMELEGTWDVDHIDFNGAIRQVKSNNRASLAGEIRFLAAGLDIGFKNSKLYLLDEEWNVPSESLISIVGKDVTMSNLGLVSGKQRIFVSGTASADPEKSLLLDIKNFKLASLNPVFNTRLSGIMDGSAKMKDIYNSVVLDAGFAIEGLGYGQYEFGNLSGTGDWDQTISELQIDAQLNKNARRVFNLTGSYRPKLESNKLNLRAIFNQADFKALEPFAEGLVSDVSGTAQGVVSIKGVVDAPVLEGSLTVDKGRMKFDYLQSVFTFSDKINFTESEITVNNILVTDNDGNTATLRGGVFHDGFKYFSLGFNADLRNFKILNTNARDNDIFYGTAYVTGPVAVFGPIDNLNIEANVTSNKGTRIYIPLDGATEVATQDYIQFVSKMAVADSTTGTPSDSIARSQIAGGIKMEFNFNLTPDATCEIIFDRQTGDVLRGNGSGRLNLNIDTQGDFTMAGTYEIEKGEYNFTLQNVINKKFSIKPGSRIVWAGDPYGAQLDVKAGYTQMVSLAGVLPNTTNAGTNSGDALSRRYPVEVTIGLSERLMAPTIRYDLKILDNPSLSTYRGQLEAFQNKLKSDEQELSRQVSSLLVVNQLLPESSLATVGSQNFLGSSISELVSNQISRWASGINENLEVGVSGLSLDQNAWNNLQLRFSYRFLNDRFRVTRDGRFTSGTQSQTGASQYDAASLLGEWTLEYWLNAKGSVRVKAYNRNIQNNLMFNTGTFTTGGVSMQFTHSFNRFTRAPKPGVRIPFLPPDSTKQDTVRKFISEKESTR